The window GTTTGTTCTCGGCTGTGCAGGTGTTGGCTTCGCGACTCGACAGGTGGGAAACCGCACCAAGCCCAGTCTCATCATCAACATGGACGACCAAGGAATGATCTGTGTGAAATCCCAGAGCACTTTCAAAACGGTTGAGATTAAATTCAAACTCAACGAGCCTTTCGAGGAAACAACCGCCGACGACAGAAAAACAATGGTTGGTTGGGATCAAAAATCTATGTGTGAAAGTCCGTTGACTTGGGTGAACCTAGTCATTGGAAATAACTTACATTTTTCCTTTAATCTTCAGACCGTTTTTACTCTTGAAAATGGCAACCTTGTGCAAAAACAGAACTGGGACGGCAAAGAGacgataatagagagagaggtaactgGTGATGGAAAGTTGATAGCGGTAAGGAACTAGTTTATTTAATTTCTTATTTAAAAAAACGACTTTATAATAGCATGGTCCTGTAGTCTT of the Oncorhynchus tshawytscha isolate Ot180627B linkage group LG31, Otsh_v2.0, whole genome shotgun sequence genome contains:
- the LOC112237043 gene encoding myelin P2 protein, which translates into the protein MVDKFVGTWKMISSDNFDDYMKALGVGFATRQVGNRTKPSLIINMDDQGMICVKSQSTFKTVEIKFKLNEPFEETTADDRKTMTVFTLENGNLVQKQNWDGKETIIEREVTGDGKLIAKCVMGDVVAVRTYVKEA